TTCCATTATTGCCGACAACGGCTTGTTGGTGGCCCAGAGTGAAAACGCCAATATGATCGGCGGCCACTTCAATCAGGTCATGGCCGACGGCTGGGAAAATATCTTCAAGGCGATTCAGAGCGGCGAAGCTATGGTCCGCGACAACGAAGCAAACGGCATGATCGAAACCATCGCACCGATTCCTCTGGGGAATACCGGCAAGCCCTGGTCGGTGATGATCCAGGTGCCGAAAAAGGTTGTGCTGGCCGAGGCCATGGCTCTCGACGAGCAGATGACCGAGCGCGGTGACAGCAGCGCCTTCTGGCAGATTGTGGCCGGGGTAGCGGTTGTCGGTCTGGCCGTGTTCCTGCTGTGGTTGGCTGCCGGCGGTATTGCCCGCCCCATTCGTCGGGCCGCGGAGCTTGCGGATACGATTCGTGCCGGTGATTTCTCCCAGCGCCTGACCCTCAACCAGCAGGATGAGGTCGGTCAGTTGGCGGTTTCCCTGAATGGAATGGCGGACAGCCTTGAAGGCGCCGCCAAGATTGCCGAAGAGATCGCCGCCGGTAATCTCGACGTCGAGGTCAAACTGGCCTCGGACAAGGACCAGTTGGGCACTGCGCTGCGCAACATGACCGAAAACCTCAACGATGTGTTGAACCAGGTGCAGGCGGCGGGCGAGCAGATTGCTTCCGGCTCCGGCCAGGTTGCCGATGCCAGCCAGTCCCTGTCCCAAAGTGCTACGGAAGCCGCTGCCTCCATGGAAGAGATCAACGCTTCCATGACCCAGATGGCATCCCAGACCAAGCTCAATGCCGACAATGCCGAGCAGGCCAACAGCCTGGCCAACAACGCCCGTCAGGGCGCGGCCGATGGTGCCGGCCTGATGGAAGAGATGCTTTCCGCGATGCGCGAAATCAACGCTTCCAGCGAAGATATTTCCAAGATCATCAAGGTCATCGACGAAATCGCGTTCCAGACCAATCTGCTGGCTCTCAACGCTGCTGTTGAGGCGGCCCGGGCCGGCCAGCACGGTAAAGGCTTTGCCGTGGTTGCCGAAGAGGTCCGTACCCTGGCGGCCCGTAGTGCCACCGCCGCCAAAGAGACGGCCGAGCTTATCGAGAACTCGGTCGGCAAGACCCGCAACGGTACCGATATCGCCGACAAAACCGCCGGCGCGCTCAAGGAAATCGTTGACGGGGCGACCAAGGTGTCGGATCTGGTCGGCGAAATCGCCATGGCTTCCAACGAGCAGGCGCAAGGTTTCTCCCAGGTCAACCAGGGGCTCAATCAGATCGACGGCGTTACGCAGCAGAACACCGCCAATGCCGAAGAAAGTGCCGCGGCTGCCGAAGAACTTTCCGGCCAGGCCATGCAGTTGCAGGAATTGCTCGGCCGCTTCAAACTTCAGGGCCGCTCTTCCTCAGGCGGAAGGGTGCAGATGGCCAGTCGTTCCCAGTTGGCGCTGCCTGAAGCCTGAGATGTTCCGCACACGGGTCGTATGATCCGGTAGACAATGAAATGTACCGATAGGGCCCGTCCTGTCAGATGTAACGTAGGTTGCATCTGAGGGCGGGCCTTTTTTTATGCCTCGTGCGGGCCATCTTGTTATTCAAAGATGGGTCGGCGCAAAGAGAATCCCCTTGACAGTCGAGGTGTTTGGGGATAGTTTCAACCTCACTTAACGGTGTTAACTTTCATGGGACAAATATTAAATGCAGACTGCTGCGTTAAAGGTAGACGATAAACAGGCGTTGCGCGAAACCATTTTGCAGGCGGCCCAGGGTCTCTTCCTGGAGGAGGGGTTCGAACAATTTTCCATGCGACGTCTGGCCCGCAAGGTCGGTTATTCACCAACGACCTTGTATATCTATTTTCGGGACAAGCAGGATATCATTTTTTCCCTCTGCGAAGAGTTGTTTGATCACTACCTGACCGAATTGCAGCGGGTTGCCGAAACCGAAGTCGCTCCGCTTGAACGTCTCAAGAAATCGTTTTTATTGAGTATCGACTTCGGCTGCAGTCATCAAGACCATTATCGCGTGGCTTTTTTTTCGGATGCTCCGGTATACGGCTCTCCCGACGAGTTTATGACCAGGGATTCTCTGGCGCGGAGATCCTATCTGTTTGTGCGGCAGGTGGTGATCGATTGTATAACCTGCGGCGTGTTTCGCCCCGTCGATCCAGAATTGGTAACACAGGCCTTTCTGACAGCTTCCCATGGCGTTATTACGGCAAAAATTTTCTGGAAGGATTTTCCCTTGTTGCCTTCAGAGGCTTTGGGGGAGACCTTGTTGCGCGGTTTGGTTAAGGAATTTCTGGCCTGACCTTTCGTGATGGATAAAATCAAAATGAAAAACATAAACCAGCCCAAATTTAGAGTTTTTCGTGGTGGACAAAAAGCCGCTACGCCTTGTCCGGGGACGACTAACGAGAGACGCGGTGCCCTGGATCGCGGTCGTCTGTCGGCTTCCCTCAAGCATTCTCGCGAATGGCTGCTTTCGCTGCAGGCCGACGCCGGTAATTGGGTTTTTGCGTTGGAAGCGGATACCACCATCGCTTCCGAATATGTGATGCTGCAACGTTTTCTCGGTCGCCCTCTTGCGCCTGAATTGCAACAACGTCTGGCCAATTATTTACTCAGTCGTCAATTGCCCGACGGTGGCTGGCCGTTATATGCGGAAGACGGGTTTGCCAATATCAGCACCACCGTCAAGGCTTACCTGGCGCTTAAGCTGTTGGGTTACCCGACCCACTGCGACCCCCTGGTGCGGGCGCGGCAAATCGTTTTGGCCCTCGGCGGTGCCGAAAAATGCAATGTGTTCACGCGCATCGCGCTGGCGCTGTTCGGGCAGATTCCCTGGCGCACGACTCCGGCCATGCCGGTTGAAATCATGCTTTTGCCGCGCTGGTTCTATTTTCATTTAAGTAAGATTTCCTATTGGGCTCGTACCGTGGTGGTGCCGTTGCTGATTCTGTACGCCAAACGCCCGGTCTGCCGTCTGGAGCCCTGGGAAGGGATCCCTGAGCTGTTTGTCACGCCGCCGGATAAACTCGGTTACCTCGATGTCTGTAAACCCGGTCAGTGGCGTAAAAATGTCTTTATCTGGGTGGATCGCCTGACCCGCAAAATGGTGCGCTGTGTCCCCCGGCGTCTGCACAACCTGGCGCTGAGGGCTGCAGAGACATGGACACGGGAGCATATGCAGGGCGCCGGAGGTATCGGGGCTATTTTCCCGGCCATGGCCAATGCCGTCATGGCGCTGCGGACTCTGGGCTGCTCGCCGGATGATGCCGATTATCAGCGCGGCCTCAAGGCTCTCGACGATCTGCTGATTGACCGTTGTGACGTTCCTCCCCGGGAGGATACGCCGGTTTCGCCGTGCTGGTGCACAGGCACCTCAGCCGCTCCGATGCTCGATCCCAGCCCTGCCGGCAGCCATGCGCAGGGTGGCGATCAGGGTATCTGTCAACCTTGTGCGTCGCCGATCTGGGATACGGGACTTGCCCTTACGGCGCTGCTTGAAGGGGGGCTTGATGCCAGGCATCCGGCGGTCGATCGTGCGGTTCGCTGGCTGCTGGATCAGCAGGTCGATGTCAAGGGCGACTGGGCGCAGCGGGTGCCGAACCTCGAAGCGGGCGGTTGGGCATTTCAGTTCGAAAACGCTCTGTATCCCGATCTGGACGATACCAGCAAGGTGCTGATGTCCCTGATACGCGCCGGTGCGATGGATAACCCGGGCTATCGACAGGAGCTGTCGCGGGCTATCAATTGGGTTATCGGCATGCAGAACAGCGATGGAGGATGGGGTGCCTTCGACGTTGACAATAATTACCTTTATTTAAATGATATCCCTTTCGCCGATCATGGGGCGTTGCTCGATCCCAGTACTGCGGATGTGACGGGGCGGTGCATCGAAATGCTCGCTATGGCAGGTTTCGGCCGGGATTTTTTGCCCATTGCCAGGGGGGTGGATTTCCTGCGTCGTGAGCAGGAGGACTTCGGCGGTTGGTATGGTCGCTGGGGCGTGAACTATATTTATGGGACCTGGTCGGCCCTGTCCGGGTTGATCCACGCCGGCGAGGATTTGCAGGCTCCTTATA
This DNA window, taken from Syntrophotalea carbinolica DSM 2380, encodes the following:
- a CDS encoding TetR/AcrR family transcriptional regulator, with the protein product MQTAALKVDDKQALRETILQAAQGLFLEEGFEQFSMRRLARKVGYSPTTLYIYFRDKQDIIFSLCEELFDHYLTELQRVAETEVAPLERLKKSFLLSIDFGCSHQDHYRVAFFSDAPVYGSPDEFMTRDSLARRSYLFVRQVVIDCITCGVFRPVDPELVTQAFLTASHGVITAKIFWKDFPLLPSEALGETLLRGLVKEFLA
- a CDS encoding methyl-accepting chemotaxis protein, whose translation is MQFKSVQMKIAMIAGLCLLSAVAVLVVYGLFSAKNTQEMVSTQVDSLLKETNMQGLQSLAGKNAGEIQAQLELALDAARTMANTFEVAKEQGSSLHIGRDQLNAILLNVLKRNKGFNGTYSCWEPNAIDGRDADFRVDKDGNNAVTGRFTPYWTRDDKGNIAVQPLVEYDTYDKHPNGVLKGGWYITPREKNIESVLGPLPYIVQGKQVWLATMSVPVMVNGRFYGIAGADYNLDFVQDIAVDVDKALFGGEGQVSIIADNGLLVAQSENANMIGGHFNQVMADGWENIFKAIQSGEAMVRDNEANGMIETIAPIPLGNTGKPWSVMIQVPKKVVLAEAMALDEQMTERGDSSAFWQIVAGVAVVGLAVFLLWLAAGGIARPIRRAAELADTIRAGDFSQRLTLNQQDEVGQLAVSLNGMADSLEGAAKIAEEIAAGNLDVEVKLASDKDQLGTALRNMTENLNDVLNQVQAAGEQIASGSGQVADASQSLSQSATEAAASMEEINASMTQMASQTKLNADNAEQANSLANNARQGAADGAGLMEEMLSAMREINASSEDISKIIKVIDEIAFQTNLLALNAAVEAARAGQHGKGFAVVAEEVRTLAARSATAAKETAELIENSVGKTRNGTDIADKTAGALKEIVDGATKVSDLVGEIAMASNEQAQGFSQVNQGLNQIDGVTQQNTANAEESAAAAEELSGQAMQLQELLGRFKLQGRSSSGGRVQMASRSQLALPEA
- the shc gene encoding squalene--hopene cyclase, with protein sequence MKNINQPKFRVFRGGQKAATPCPGTTNERRGALDRGRLSASLKHSREWLLSLQADAGNWVFALEADTTIASEYVMLQRFLGRPLAPELQQRLANYLLSRQLPDGGWPLYAEDGFANISTTVKAYLALKLLGYPTHCDPLVRARQIVLALGGAEKCNVFTRIALALFGQIPWRTTPAMPVEIMLLPRWFYFHLSKISYWARTVVVPLLILYAKRPVCRLEPWEGIPELFVTPPDKLGYLDVCKPGQWRKNVFIWVDRLTRKMVRCVPRRLHNLALRAAETWTREHMQGAGGIGAIFPAMANAVMALRTLGCSPDDADYQRGLKALDDLLIDRCDVPPREDTPVSPCWCTGTSAAPMLDPSPAGSHAQGGDQGICQPCASPIWDTGLALTALLEGGLDARHPAVDRAVRWLLDQQVDVKGDWAQRVPNLEAGGWAFQFENALYPDLDDTSKVLMSLIRAGAMDNPGYRQELSRAINWVIGMQNSDGGWGAFDVDNNYLYLNDIPFADHGALLDPSTADVTGRCIEMLAMAGFGRDFLPIARGVDFLRREQEDFGGWYGRWGVNYIYGTWSALSGLIHAGEDLQAPYIRQAVGWLESVQNPDGGWGETCYSYDDPALAGRGVSTASQTAWALLGLMAAGEVDNLAVRRGIQYLVEEQNRAGGWDERHFTGTGFPRVFYLRYHGYSQYFPLWALGLYERLSSGNPSRQQMVRRAGPAGLHLPVLDRRKKLRRKRKA